One genomic region from Drosophila busckii strain San Diego stock center, stock number 13000-0081.31 chromosome 3R, ASM1175060v1, whole genome shotgun sequence encodes:
- the LOC108602542 gene encoding four-domain proteases inhibitor, which translates to MMKFWLISLLACLALSQVHACTAPCPDTEELVWAVGPRGGGGCMVFRNMCHFTKANCTRKPPLTEVTKEECQKRCPSICPQNYDPVSGFYKGQERKFGNACEMSVHTCQTGEIFD; encoded by the exons ATGATGAAATTCTGGCtaattagtttgcttgcttgcctgGCTCTAAGTCAGGTGCACGCCTGCACAGCTCCGTGTCCCGATACGGAGGAATTGGTATGGGCAGTGGGTCCTCGTGGAGGCGGCGGTTGCATGGTTTTTCGCAATATGTGCCACTTTACTAAGGCCAACTGTACGCGTAAGCCAC CTTTGACAGAAGTAACTAAGGAGGAATGCCAGAAGCGTTGTCCAAGCATTTGTCCTCAAAATTATGATCCAGTCTCAGGCTTTTACAAAGGACAGGAAAGAAAGTTTGGCAATGCATGCGAGATGAGTGTGCACACATGTCAAACTGGTGAAA TTTTTGATTGA